One Streptomyces sp. RPA4-2 genomic window carries:
- a CDS encoding siderophore-interacting protein gives MGQGHGWEGAVLKLLRGKDFTFTVTRAEDVTPHYRRLRFTDGGMLAATGVHPTLWVRLWFDDAGKPHQRAYTLVDPDPAAGTFGLEFALHEGRASDWARAAGPGDTIEATVHGTAFTDPDPAPSHVFAVADPASLPALNSLLDAMGQAPATIWFETEHGVDGLPFRTASARHTVRPVPRRDQGAHLVTEVKADLPGLLEGESDPYVWIACDTATTRSLTAYVRKELALPKQRVNAMGYWRTT, from the coding sequence ATGGGTCAGGGGCACGGCTGGGAGGGCGCGGTACTCAAGCTGCTGCGCGGCAAGGACTTCACGTTCACCGTGACCCGGGCCGAGGACGTGACCCCGCACTACCGGCGGCTGCGGTTCACCGACGGCGGCATGCTCGCGGCGACCGGGGTGCACCCGACGCTGTGGGTCCGGCTGTGGTTCGACGACGCGGGCAAGCCGCACCAGCGGGCGTACACGCTGGTCGACCCCGATCCGGCGGCCGGCACCTTCGGCCTGGAGTTCGCGCTGCACGAGGGCCGCGCCTCGGACTGGGCACGGGCGGCCGGTCCCGGGGACACCATCGAGGCCACGGTCCACGGCACCGCGTTCACGGATCCGGACCCGGCCCCCTCCCATGTCTTCGCCGTCGCCGACCCGGCCTCGCTCCCCGCCCTCAATTCCCTCCTGGACGCGATGGGGCAGGCTCCGGCGACGATCTGGTTCGAGACGGAACACGGCGTGGACGGACTCCCCTTCCGCACCGCTTCCGCCCGCCACACCGTGCGCCCGGTGCCCCGCCGCGACCAGGGCGCCCACCTCGTCACCGAGGTCAAGGCGGACCTCCCCGGCCTGCTGGAGGGCGAGTCGGACCCGTACGTCTGGATCGCCTGCGACACCGCCACGACCCGCTCCCTGACGGCGTACGTCCGCAAGGAGCTCGCCCTCCCGAAGCAGCGGGTCAACGCCATGGGCTACTGGCGTACGACCTGA